The Mycolicibacterium smegmatis genome has a window encoding:
- a CDS encoding MbtH family protein — translation MSINPFDDDNGSFFVLINDEEQHSLWPSFADVPAGWRVVFGEASRAECLEFIEQNWTDIRPKSLRERLAQGGALDG, via the coding sequence GTGAGCATCAACCCGTTCGATGACGACAACGGCAGCTTTTTCGTCTTGATCAACGACGAAGAGCAGCACAGCCTGTGGCCCAGCTTTGCCGACGTGCCTGCTGGGTGGCGGGTGGTTTTCGGTGAAGCAAGCCGTGCTGAGTGCCTGGAGTTTATTGAACAGAATTGGACCGATATCCGACCGAAGAGCCTGCGCGAGAGGTTGGCGCAGGGCGGGGCTCTTGACGGCTGA
- a CDS encoding non-ribosomal peptide synthetase, whose product MEPVDGALPLSRGQLDIWLSQESGLAGAEWQLGLLGKIDGVVDHGLLQQAIRQALQEAEPARATFFEADGQVFQKPLDYSDLDVPLYDVRDADDPEAKAREMAAEIQHTPLPLTGRLVKFALFQTRAEQFYLFGLGHHISVDGLGMALVSRRISTIYSSLVAGKPVPDAYFGSLRDLVECEMSYEASADYQDDLAYWSENLPPDTGLDQGLAPTSHGKNAYTPSASVPIDPSVVGKIKVLSKNLRIRRYSVTTAACALLAQSWSATGDQVALDFPVSRRVTPESKTLPAMLAGVAPLVLDAPPNVTVGEFCKQVDARIRELLAHQRFPVHRLGDGGARQTSNRLAVNFIPSRLTLDFAGAEATASYTNHGPMGHFGLFFIGAGDELFLSTAGAGRPFADFEVADLADHIQQVVMAMAADPDRPLSSIDTVAAVEHTEVEDFGHQTVLTEHPDAITILELFGKHMSNAPDAPAMTYQDRTMTFRELDEAANRFAHLLIAHGARPGERVALLSPRTDRAVIAILAVLKTGAAYVPIDPVVPASRIDFILGDSTPIAAITTAELRSRLVDHDLTVIDIDDPAIAGQPGTPPAGPVPDDMAYIIYTSGTTGTPKGVAVSHHNVTRLMAALESGLPHPGTWPLCHSLAFDASVWEIGNALLRGGRLVVVPESVTASPEEFHDLLVREKIDAFTQTPSAVAMLSSEGLDGTTLVVVGEACPPAVVDKWAPGRAMVNGYGPTETTICVTTSAPLQPGSVVPIGYPLPGAGLFVLDAWMRPVPKGVAGELYVAGDGVTYGYIGRSGLTASRFVACPFGEPGKRMYRTGDLVRWCEDGQLEYLGRADEQVKIRGFRIELGEVQAALADLDGVESAAVIAREDRPGDKRLVGYITGTADPAELRTQLGDRLPPYMVPVAIVVLDALPLTPNNKLDTRALPAPEYVSSGGHYRAPSNPVEEVLADIFAQVLGVERVGVDDSFFDLGGDSILSMQVVARARAAGIQCRPRDVFVEQTIARLASVAQVVTGESDASDDGTGSAVPTPIIHWLREVDGATDQFNQTLVVQAPAGVTEPDVVAVLQALLDRHAALRLRVEDHDGEWSLLVPDAATVDARDCLSVVETLSDDVVLAARAQLNPAAGAMVSALWVRQTSRLVLIIHHLAVDGVSWRILLEDLNIAWAQHHSGQQVQLPAGGTSFVRWSKLLADHARTAQVTAQADTWREILAKPATLPAVRPDTDTHVNAGRFSATLDPETTRRLLGEVPAAFHAGVQDILLVAFGLAWSEFLDHSGAPITVDVEGHGRHEELASDVDLSRTVGWFTTKYPVALTVADVPWAQVVAGHAALGPVVKDVKEQLRAVPDGLTYGLLRYLNSEVELGGSDPTIGFNYLGRLGAGAGELSEELWRIDQGSLALTDVVSAVPMPLAHTVELNAGTMDTDNGPSLQASWTWAPSAFDEDKAARLSQLWFEALAGICAHVAAGGGGLTPSDIAPARLTQREIDQLTTKFEVADVLPLTPLQQGLLFQAGFAEAAGAEAAGVPSDDVYAVQLGITLSGSLDPQRLRDAVQIVIRRHPNLAARFVEQFGEPVQVLSVDPEIAWQFVEFDPADSGVDERVEQLCAAERSAVCKLAEQPVFRGALIRTADNLHRFVLTIHHIVIDGWSLPVLLQEIFTAYFGQPLPSPAPYRNFVTWLGAQNREAAHAVWGSVLEGFETPTLVAPPAQAGPRGVESFRLSEETTRTLGELARSQHTTVNTVLQAAWAQLLMWLTGQRDVVFGTAVSGRPVDLPGADSMVGLLINTVPVRATSGAATTVADLLGQLQRDHNDTVDHEHMALNEIHRLTGHDRLFDTLFVYENYPIDANALLSVQDLAVTDFASREYNHYPLSMVATPGHEVVLRVEFDTEIFDAPSIEALVNRLQRVLEAMVTEPARRLSTIDLLDAQEHERLDQWGNRAVLTRPAPALESIPASFAEQVRRVPDAVALSCGDRSWTYRELDEASNRMAHLLAGRGAKPGERVAMLLPRTGEAVVTILAILKTGAAYLPIDPAHPDARIEFVLKDAAPVAAVSSADLRTRLIASGVPVIEVDDPAIGAEASTSLPVPAVDDIAYIIYTSGTTGTPKGVAVTHRNVAQLLDTLGAQLELGQTWTQCHSLAFDYSVWEIWGPLLNGGRVLMVPDAVVRSPEDLHAMLVAEQVSMLSQTPSAFYALQTADALYPERGEQLKLQTVVFGGEALEPHRLSGWMHAHPGMPRMINMYGITETTVHASFREIGEADLANSTSPIGVPLEHLSFFVLDGWLRQVPVGVVGELYVAGEGLACGYISRSDLTSTRFVACPFGAPGARMYRTGDLVRWGAGGQLQYVGRADEQVKIRGYRIELGEVHAALVGLDGVEQAAVIAREDRPGDKRLVGYVTGAVDPVKARAALAERIPAYMVPAAIVVMESLPLTVNGKLNTRALPAPEYQDADQYRAPASAVEELLTGIYAQVLGVERVGVDDSFFDLGGDSISSMQVVARARAAGLVCRPRDIFVEQTVARLAQVVAFAEGESGVVDTGVGPVVATPIMRWLYSLDGPIDQFNQTVVLQAPAEVTEADVIAVLQAVLDHHAMLRLRVEDAANWDLAVPEPGSVDARDRLCTVGELTADSLAAVREQLDPATGAMLTAAWVPETRQLALMVHHLAVDAVSWRILLEDLNIAWAQHRNGQPVVLPTPGTSFGKWSRLLDQHARSADVLATAEAWRAVSAAQAALPAPQPDTDVYANAGQLSASLDVETTRQLLGDVPAAFHAGVQDILLIAFGLAWSEYLGSEHGRIGIDVEGHGRTEELFGDADLSRTVGWFTSKYPVALEFDRNDGGISWEQVVSGDAALGAVIKNAKEQLRGVPDGLTYGLLRYLNPEVELGDSDPTIGFNYLGRLGAGATDLSDELWRLDQDAVTLTAAAGRVNTPLGHTVELNAGTMDTEAGPQLQATWTWAPSALDEEQIQKVSKLWSDALAGICAHVRSGGGGLTPSDVAPARLSQQQIDDLTAQFDMVDVLPLTPLQHGLLFHTGLSQDSEDLYAVQLDISVSGRLDVERMRDAVQTVITRRPNVVAHFYEDFGEPVQILPANPELAWQYVDLSGRSDIDAQIAQISAAERAAVCRLGDQPPFRAAVLRTGEETYRFVLTNHHIVLDGWSKPILLQEIFVSYFGQRLPAPVPYRRFVSWLAEQDNDAARAAWRGVFNGFETPTLVGTPGLALGRRAVESFQVSAETTQALGELARSCHTTVSTVLQGAWAQVLMWLTGQPDVAFGTAVSGRPTDVPGADSMVGLLINTVPVRATITPETTVASLMNQLQGAYTDTLDHQHLALNEIHRATGHDQLFDTVFVYENYPIDTAALLGVQELSITDFTNREYNHYPLSVQAVPGHELGLRVEYDTNVFDRQRIKRLVNRLQRVLVAMTADMREKS is encoded by the coding sequence ATGGAACCTGTCGACGGGGCACTACCACTGTCGCGCGGGCAGTTGGATATCTGGCTTTCGCAAGAAAGCGGACTGGCCGGCGCCGAGTGGCAGCTGGGCCTTTTGGGCAAGATCGACGGCGTCGTCGATCACGGACTCCTGCAACAGGCGATCCGTCAAGCTCTGCAAGAGGCCGAACCGGCGCGCGCCACATTCTTCGAAGCTGACGGCCAGGTCTTTCAGAAGCCGCTCGATTACTCGGATCTCGACGTCCCGCTGTACGACGTGCGGGACGCCGACGATCCTGAGGCGAAAGCCCGTGAAATGGCGGCAGAGATCCAGCACACCCCGCTGCCGCTCACCGGTCGGCTGGTGAAGTTCGCGCTGTTCCAGACGCGTGCCGAACAGTTCTACCTGTTCGGGCTCGGCCACCACATCTCTGTGGACGGACTCGGCATGGCCCTGGTCAGCCGCCGTATCTCGACCATCTACTCGTCGCTGGTCGCCGGTAAACCGGTGCCGGACGCATACTTTGGTTCGTTGCGGGATCTCGTCGAGTGCGAGATGTCGTACGAGGCGTCCGCGGACTACCAGGACGACCTGGCGTACTGGAGCGAAAACCTGCCCCCGGACACCGGTCTGGACCAAGGTCTCGCCCCCACGTCGCACGGGAAGAACGCTTATACGCCCTCGGCGTCGGTGCCCATCGATCCGTCCGTCGTCGGCAAAATCAAGGTGCTCTCGAAAAACCTTCGTATCAGGCGTTATTCCGTCACCACCGCGGCCTGTGCACTCCTGGCGCAATCCTGGTCGGCCACCGGTGACCAGGTGGCGCTCGATTTCCCGGTCAGTCGGCGCGTGACACCGGAGTCGAAGACTCTGCCCGCCATGCTGGCGGGAGTCGCTCCGTTGGTGCTGGACGCGCCGCCGAATGTGACCGTCGGCGAGTTCTGCAAGCAGGTCGATGCCCGGATCAGGGAACTGCTTGCACATCAGCGCTTCCCGGTCCACCGCTTGGGTGACGGCGGCGCGCGTCAGACATCGAACCGGTTGGCGGTCAACTTCATCCCATCGCGCCTCACCTTGGACTTTGCGGGTGCGGAAGCGACCGCGTCCTACACCAACCACGGGCCGATGGGCCACTTCGGGCTGTTCTTCATCGGAGCCGGTGACGAACTCTTCCTGAGTACCGCCGGCGCGGGCCGGCCGTTCGCCGATTTCGAGGTGGCTGACCTCGCCGACCACATCCAGCAGGTCGTGATGGCGATGGCGGCCGATCCGGACCGCCCGCTGTCGTCGATCGACACCGTGGCGGCGGTCGAGCACACCGAGGTCGAGGACTTCGGTCACCAGACAGTCCTCACCGAGCACCCGGACGCGATCACCATCCTCGAGTTGTTCGGCAAGCACATGTCGAATGCGCCCGATGCGCCTGCCATGACCTACCAAGACCGGACGATGACGTTCCGCGAGCTCGACGAGGCCGCCAACCGGTTCGCGCACCTGCTGATCGCCCACGGTGCCCGTCCGGGCGAGCGCGTGGCGCTTCTGTCACCGCGGACCGACCGCGCGGTGATCGCGATCTTGGCGGTGCTCAAGACCGGGGCGGCATACGTGCCGATCGACCCTGTGGTGCCGGCGTCGCGCATCGACTTCATCCTCGGCGACTCGACCCCCATCGCGGCGATCACCACCGCGGAACTGCGGTCTCGGCTCGTCGATCACGACCTCACCGTGATCGACATCGACGATCCGGCCATCGCGGGGCAGCCGGGCACCCCGCCGGCGGGGCCGGTGCCGGATGACATGGCTTACATCATCTACACCTCGGGCACCACCGGGACGCCCAAGGGCGTGGCCGTGAGCCATCACAACGTGACCCGCCTGATGGCCGCTCTGGAGTCCGGTCTGCCGCATCCGGGCACCTGGCCCCTGTGCCACTCGTTGGCCTTCGACGCGTCGGTCTGGGAGATCGGCAATGCCCTGTTGCGCGGCGGGCGACTCGTGGTGGTTCCCGAGTCGGTGACGGCCTCGCCCGAGGAGTTCCACGACCTACTGGTGCGCGAGAAGATCGACGCGTTCACACAGACTCCGTCCGCAGTGGCGATGCTGTCCTCCGAGGGACTCGACGGCACGACGCTCGTCGTGGTCGGCGAGGCATGCCCGCCGGCCGTGGTGGACAAGTGGGCCCCTGGGCGCGCGATGGTCAACGGGTACGGGCCTACCGAGACCACGATCTGCGTGACCACCAGCGCGCCGCTGCAGCCGGGTTCGGTCGTGCCGATCGGTTATCCGCTGCCGGGAGCCGGTCTGTTCGTCCTGGACGCCTGGATGCGCCCGGTTCCCAAGGGTGTCGCCGGCGAGCTGTACGTGGCGGGAGACGGCGTCACCTACGGGTACATCGGTCGCTCAGGTCTCACGGCGTCCCGCTTCGTCGCGTGCCCCTTCGGTGAGCCGGGCAAGCGGATGTACCGCACCGGTGATCTGGTGCGGTGGTGCGAAGACGGTCAGCTGGAGTATCTGGGCCGCGCCGACGAGCAGGTCAAGATCCGCGGGTTCCGCATCGAGCTCGGCGAGGTACAGGCGGCCCTCGCCGACCTCGACGGCGTCGAAAGCGCCGCGGTGATCGCACGCGAAGACCGCCCAGGTGACAAACGTCTGGTCGGTTACATCACCGGAACCGCGGATCCCGCGGAACTTCGCACGCAACTGGGTGACCGGCTGCCGCCGTACATGGTGCCGGTCGCCATCGTGGTGCTGGACGCACTCCCGCTGACGCCGAACAACAAGCTCGACACGCGCGCGCTGCCCGCGCCCGAGTACGTCAGCTCGGGAGGGCACTACCGTGCCCCGTCCAACCCGGTCGAAGAGGTCCTCGCCGACATCTTCGCGCAGGTGCTGGGCGTGGAGCGGGTCGGCGTGGACGATTCGTTCTTCGATCTCGGTGGCGACAGCATTCTGTCGATGCAGGTCGTTGCGCGTGCCCGCGCCGCGGGCATCCAGTGCCGCCCTCGTGACGTCTTCGTCGAGCAGACCATTGCGCGGTTGGCTTCGGTGGCGCAGGTTGTCACCGGCGAGAGCGACGCCTCCGACGACGGAACCGGCTCCGCGGTGCCGACCCCGATCATCCACTGGTTGCGCGAGGTCGACGGTGCGACGGACCAGTTCAACCAGACGCTCGTGGTGCAGGCCCCGGCCGGCGTCACCGAACCCGACGTGGTCGCGGTGCTGCAGGCCCTGCTCGATCGGCACGCGGCGTTGCGGTTGCGGGTCGAGGACCACGACGGCGAATGGTCACTGCTGGTGCCCGATGCGGCAACGGTCGACGCACGTGACTGCCTCAGCGTGGTCGAGACGCTCAGCGACGACGTCGTGCTGGCCGCGCGTGCGCAGCTGAACCCGGCCGCCGGTGCGATGGTCAGTGCCCTGTGGGTTCGGCAGACCAGTCGGCTGGTGCTCATCATCCACCACCTCGCCGTCGACGGCGTGTCATGGCGGATCCTGCTGGAAGACCTCAACATCGCCTGGGCCCAGCACCACAGTGGTCAGCAGGTCCAGCTCCCGGCCGGCGGAACGTCGTTCGTGCGGTGGTCCAAGCTGCTGGCCGACCACGCGCGCACCGCCCAGGTGACCGCACAGGCCGACACGTGGCGAGAGATCCTGGCGAAGCCCGCGACGCTGCCCGCGGTGCGCCCGGACACCGACACCCATGTCAACGCCGGACGCTTCTCGGCGACGCTGGATCCCGAGACCACGCGACGGTTGCTCGGTGAGGTACCCGCGGCGTTCCACGCCGGTGTCCAGGACATCCTGCTGGTGGCGTTCGGCCTGGCCTGGTCGGAGTTCCTCGACCACTCGGGCGCCCCGATCACGGTCGACGTCGAGGGGCACGGGCGCCACGAAGAACTCGCGTCCGACGTCGACCTGTCGCGCACCGTGGGTTGGTTCACCACCAAGTACCCGGTGGCATTGACCGTGGCTGACGTGCCGTGGGCGCAGGTCGTGGCCGGTCACGCCGCGCTGGGCCCGGTTGTCAAAGATGTCAAGGAACAGCTTCGCGCAGTACCGGACGGCCTGACCTACGGCCTGCTGCGGTATCTGAATTCCGAAGTGGAGCTGGGTGGTTCGGATCCGACGATCGGATTCAACTATCTGGGGCGGTTGGGCGCCGGTGCCGGGGAGCTGTCCGAGGAACTGTGGCGGATCGACCAGGGCAGCCTCGCGTTGACCGACGTGGTATCGGCCGTGCCGATGCCGCTGGCCCACACCGTCGAGCTCAACGCGGGCACCATGGACACCGACAACGGGCCGAGTCTGCAGGCGAGTTGGACGTGGGCCCCGTCGGCCTTCGACGAAGACAAGGCCGCCCGCCTGAGCCAATTGTGGTTCGAGGCGCTGGCCGGCATCTGCGCACATGTCGCGGCCGGTGGTGGTGGCCTCACCCCGTCGGATATCGCGCCCGCGCGTTTGACCCAGCGCGAGATCGACCAGCTGACAACCAAGTTCGAGGTTGCCGACGTACTTCCCCTCACCCCGCTGCAGCAGGGCCTGTTGTTCCAGGCCGGCTTCGCCGAGGCCGCGGGTGCCGAGGCCGCGGGTGTGCCGAGCGACGACGTCTACGCCGTCCAACTGGGCATCACGCTCAGCGGCAGCCTCGATCCGCAGCGGTTGCGTGATGCCGTGCAGATCGTGATCCGCCGCCACCCGAACCTTGCCGCGCGGTTCGTCGAACAGTTTGGCGAACCGGTGCAGGTGTTGTCCGTCGATCCCGAGATCGCCTGGCAGTTCGTCGAGTTCGACCCGGCGGACTCTGGTGTGGATGAACGTGTCGAGCAACTCTGCGCAGCAGAGCGTTCGGCGGTCTGCAAGCTCGCCGAGCAGCCGGTGTTCCGTGGCGCGCTGATCCGGACCGCCGACAACCTGCACCGGTTCGTGCTGACGATCCACCACATCGTCATCGACGGATGGTCGCTGCCGGTACTCCTCCAGGAGATCTTCACGGCCTATTTCGGTCAGCCGCTGCCGTCGCCCGCGCCGTACCGCAACTTCGTCACGTGGCTGGGCGCTCAGAACCGCGAGGCCGCGCACGCGGTGTGGGGATCGGTTCTCGAAGGCTTCGAGACGCCCACACTCGTCGCGCCGCCCGCGCAGGCGGGCCCGCGTGGCGTCGAGTCCTTCCGGCTGTCCGAGGAGACCACCCGCACCCTCGGCGAGCTCGCCCGCTCGCAGCACACGACCGTCAACACCGTGCTGCAGGCCGCCTGGGCGCAGCTGTTGATGTGGCTGACCGGGCAGCGCGACGTCGTGTTCGGCACCGCGGTCTCGGGCCGACCCGTGGACCTGCCCGGTGCGGATTCGATGGTCGGTCTGTTGATCAACACAGTGCCGGTGCGTGCGACGAGCGGTGCGGCCACGACCGTCGCCGACCTCCTCGGCCAGCTGCAGCGCGACCACAACGACACGGTGGACCACGAGCACATGGCGCTCAACGAGATTCACCGTCTCACCGGACACGACCGGCTGTTCGACACGCTGTTCGTGTACGAGAACTACCCGATCGACGCCAACGCGCTGCTGAGCGTGCAGGATCTCGCGGTCACCGACTTCGCGAGCCGCGAGTACAACCACTATCCGCTGTCGATGGTCGCGACCCCGGGCCACGAGGTGGTCCTCCGCGTCGAATTCGACACCGAGATCTTCGACGCGCCGAGCATCGAGGCACTCGTCAACCGGTTGCAGCGAGTGCTCGAAGCCATGGTCACGGAGCCGGCACGACGGCTCTCGACGATCGACCTGCTCGACGCTCAGGAACACGAACGCCTCGACCAGTGGGGCAACCGGGCCGTGCTGACACGTCCCGCGCCCGCACTCGAATCGATCCCGGCGTCGTTCGCCGAACAGGTTCGGCGCGTGCCCGATGCCGTGGCGCTCAGCTGCGGCGACCGGTCCTGGACGTACCGCGAACTCGACGAGGCCTCCAACCGGATGGCGCATCTGCTGGCTGGACGTGGCGCGAAACCCGGTGAGCGGGTGGCGATGTTGCTGCCGCGCACCGGGGAAGCCGTCGTGACCATCCTGGCGATCCTCAAGACCGGGGCGGCATACCTGCCGATCGACCCCGCGCACCCGGACGCCCGGATCGAGTTCGTGCTCAAAGACGCGGCGCCCGTCGCGGCCGTCTCATCGGCCGACCTGCGTACCAGGCTGATCGCGTCCGGGGTACCGGTGATCGAGGTCGACGACCCGGCCATCGGCGCCGAGGCGAGCACGTCGCTGCCGGTCCCGGCGGTCGACGACATCGCCTACATCATCTACACCTCGGGTACCACCGGCACGCCGAAAGGTGTTGCCGTCACGCACCGTAACGTCGCACAGCTGCTCGACACCCTCGGCGCGCAGCTGGAGCTCGGGCAGACGTGGACGCAGTGCCACTCGCTGGCCTTCGACTACTCGGTGTGGGAGATCTGGGGTCCCCTGCTCAACGGCGGCCGCGTGCTCATGGTCCCTGACGCGGTCGTCCGTTCGCCGGAGGACCTGCACGCGATGCTCGTCGCCGAGCAGGTGAGCATGCTCAGCCAGACCCCGTCGGCGTTCTACGCGCTGCAGACCGCCGACGCGCTGTATCCCGAACGCGGCGAGCAACTCAAGCTGCAGACCGTGGTGTTCGGCGGCGAAGCGCTTGAGCCGCACCGGCTGTCGGGCTGGATGCACGCCCACCCGGGCATGCCGCGCATGATCAACATGTACGGCATCACCGAGACCACGGTGCACGCGTCCTTCCGCGAGATCGGCGAGGCCGATCTCGCGAACAGCACCAGCCCCATCGGTGTGCCACTCGAGCACTTGTCGTTCTTCGTGCTGGACGGCTGGCTGCGTCAGGTGCCGGTCGGAGTGGTCGGCGAGTTGTACGTGGCCGGAGAAGGTTTGGCGTGCGGATACATCAGCCGTTCCGACCTGACGTCGACACGTTTCGTCGCCTGCCCGTTCGGAGCACCGGGCGCACGCATGTACCGCACCGGCGATCTGGTGCGGTGGGGTGCCGGCGGCCAATTGCAGTACGTGGGACGTGCCGACGAGCAGGTCAAGATCCGCGGGTACCGCATCGAACTCGGTGAGGTGCACGCCGCGCTGGTCGGACTCGACGGTGTCGAGCAGGCCGCGGTGATCGCCCGCGAGGACCGCCCCGGTGACAAGCGGTTGGTGGGTTACGTGACCGGCGCGGTCGACCCGGTGAAGGCCCGGGCCGCGCTCGCCGAGCGGATCCCCGCGTACATGGTGCCCGCGGCGATCGTGGTGATGGAGTCGCTGCCGTTGACGGTCAACGGCAAGCTCAACACGCGCGCGCTGCCGGCCCCCGAGTACCAGGACGCAGATCAGTACCGGGCACCGGCGAGCGCCGTGGAGGAACTGCTGACCGGTATCTACGCACAGGTTCTCGGTGTCGAGCGGGTCGGCGTGGACGACTCGTTCTTTGATCTCGGCGGCGACAGCATCTCCTCGATGCAGGTGGTGGCGCGGGCACGCGCCGCAGGCCTGGTGTGCCGCCCGCGGGACATCTTCGTCGAGCAGACCGTTGCCCGTCTGGCGCAGGTCGTGGCGTTCGCCGAAGGCGAGTCCGGCGTGGTCGACACCGGTGTCGGCCCTGTCGTGGCAACCCCGATCATGCGCTGGCTGTACAGCCTTGACGGACCGATCGACCAGTTCAACCAGACCGTGGTGCTGCAGGCCCCGGCCGAGGTGACCGAGGCCGATGTCATCGCGGTGCTCCAGGCGGTCCTTGATCACCACGCGATGTTGCGTCTGCGGGTCGAGGACGCCGCGAACTGGGATCTGGCTGTGCCGGAGCCTGGTTCGGTCGATGCGCGCGATCGTCTGTGCACCGTCGGAGAATTGACCGCCGACAGCCTCGCGGCGGTGCGCGAGCAGCTCGACCCGGCGACCGGGGCGATGCTCACCGCTGCGTGGGTTCCCGAGACACGGCAACTCGCGCTGATGGTCCATCACCTCGCGGTCGATGCGGTGTCGTGGCGGATCCTGTTGGAGGACCTCAACATCGCCTGGGCGCAGCACCGGAACGGTCAGCCCGTGGTGCTGCCCACCCCCGGCACGTCGTTCGGCAAGTGGTCCAGGTTGCTGGACCAGCACGCGCGTTCAGCCGATGTGCTCGCCACCGCCGAGGCGTGGCGTGCGGTCTCCGCGGCCCAGGCAGCGCTGCCCGCGCCGCAACCCGATACCGACGTCTACGCGAATGCCGGCCAGCTGTCGGCCTCACTCGATGTCGAGACCACGCGCCAACTGCTCGGTGACGTGCCCGCGGCCTTCCATGCCGGGGTGCAGGACATCCTGCTGATCGCGTTCGGGCTGGCCTGGAGCGAGTACCTGGGTTCAGAGCACGGACGCATCGGAATCGACGTCGAGGGCCATGGCCGGACCGAAGAATTGTTCGGTGATGCGGACCTGTCCCGCACCGTGGGCTGGTTCACTTCCAAGTACCCGGTGGCACTGGAATTCGATCGCAACGACGGCGGCATCTCCTGGGAGCAGGTCGTCTCCGGTGACGCCGCGCTCGGAGCGGTGATCAAGAACGCCAAGGAGCAGCTGCGCGGCGTTCCCGACGGCCTCACCTACGGACTGCTGCGGTACCTGAATCCCGAAGTCGAGCTTGGCGATTCGGATCCGACGATCGGGTTCAACTACCTGGGCCGGCTCGGTGCCGGCGCCACGGATCTCTCCGATGAGCTGTGGCGGCTCGACCAGGACGCGGTGACGCTGACCGCTGCCGCCGGCCGGGTGAACACGCCGCTCGGGCACACCGTCGAACTCAACGCGGGCACGATGGACACCGAGGCCGGACCGCAACTGCAGGCCACCTGGACCTGGGCCCCGTCGGCACTCGACGAGGAACAGATCCAGAAGGTCAGCAAGCTGTGGTCGGATGCGCTGGCAGGGATCTGTGCCCACGTCCGCTCGGGTGGTGGCGGCTTGACGCCGTCCGATGTCGCACCTGCGCGGCTGAGTCAGCAGCAGATCGACGATCTCACAGCGCAATTCGACATGGTCGACGTGCTGCCGCTCACGCCGCTGCAGCACGGCCTGCTGTTCCACACCGGGCTGTCGCAGGACAGCGAGGACCTCTACGCGGTGCAGCTCGACATCTCGGTGTCGGGCCGGCTCGATGTGGAGCGCATGCGCGATGCGGTGCAGACGGTGATCACGCGAAGGCCCAACGTGGTCGCGCACTTCTACGAGGACTTCGGCGAACCGGTGCAGATCCTGCCCGCGAACCCCGAACTCGCGTGGCAATACGTCGACCTGAGCGGTCGGTCGGACATCGACGCGCAGATTGCGCAGATCTCGGCGGCCGAGCGGGCCGCGGTGTGCCGGCTCGGTGATCAGCCGCCGTTCCGCGCCGCGGTGCTGCGGACCGGCGAAGAGACCTACAGGTTTGTGCTGACCAACCACCACATCGTCCTGGACGGCTGGTCGAAACCGATTCTGCTGCAGGAGATCTTCGTCAGTTACTTCGGTCAGCGGCTGCCCGCGCCGGTGCCGTACCGGCGTTTTGTCTCGTGGCTTGCCGAGCAGGACAACGACGCGGCGCGGGCGGCATGGCGCGGGGTGTTCAACGGTTTCGAGACCCCGACCCTGGTCGGCACACCGGGCCTGGCCCTCGGGCGCCGTGCTGTCGAGTCGTTCCAGGTCTCGGCCGAGACCACACAGGCGCTCGGTGAACTGGCGCGCTCCTGCCACACGACCGTGAGCACCGTGCTGCAGGGGGCATGGGCGCAGGTGCTCATGTGGCTGACCGGGCAACCCGATGTGGCGTTCGGTACCGCGGTCTCGGGCCGCCCGACCGATGTGCCCGGTGCGGATTCGATGGTGGGTCTGTTGATCAACACCGTCCCGGTGCGTGCCACGATCACGCCGGAAACGACCGTCGCGAGCCTGATGAATCAACTGCAGGGCGCCTATACCGATACGCTGGATCACCAGCACCTGGCGCTCAACGAGATTCACCGGGCCACGGGGCATGATCAACTGTTCGACACAGTATTTGTCTACGAAAATTATCCGATCGACACAGCAGCGTTGCTGGGCGTTCAAGAGTTGTCCATCACGGATTTCACCAACCGCGAGTACAACCACTACCCACTTTCTGTGCAAGCCGTGCCCGGCCATGAGCTGGGGTTACGGGTCGAATACGACACGAACGTCTTCGATCGGCAACGCATCAAGAGGTTGGTGAACCGGTTGCAGCGGGTATTGGTGGCCATGACCGCGGATATGAGGGAGAAGTCATGA